One Clostridiales bacterium DNA segment encodes these proteins:
- a CDS encoding N-formylglutamate amidohydrolase, translated as MGRFTHSLVTDGYVTVDVARGPVVACAIHAGQSLRPSLRPYVALDPADRLREEDPHTDTIARIGVTRVVARHSRFEVDLNRPRAGAVYRTPEEAWGLTVWSESLPETEIDRSLQLYDRFYDLMGALLGGIVARHGAAVVFDVHSYNHRREGPGAPVDSPEFNPEVNIGTGSLDTARWGPLVEAVTKRFAARGHDVRENVRFRGGHFSAWAHEIFRGDVAVLAFEFKKVFMDEWSGVCDPAAIERTRASLAECVECAERAVTGGNAT; from the coding sequence ATGGGTCGATTCACGCACTCTCTCGTAACGGATGGCTACGTAACGGTCGACGTCGCGCGCGGGCCTGTGGTTGCGTGCGCGATTCACGCCGGACAGTCGCTGCGTCCGTCGCTGCGTCCCTATGTCGCACTCGACCCCGCCGATCGGCTTCGCGAAGAGGACCCGCACACCGATACGATCGCACGTATCGGGGTTACGCGCGTAGTCGCCCGGCACTCCCGGTTCGAGGTCGATCTCAACCGGCCGCGTGCGGGCGCGGTCTATCGCACGCCCGAAGAAGCGTGGGGGCTCACGGTGTGGAGCGAGTCGCTCCCGGAGACCGAGATCGACCGCTCGCTGCAGCTCTACGACCGCTTCTACGACCTCATGGGGGCCCTTCTCGGCGGGATAGTGGCGCGCCACGGTGCCGCCGTCGTCTTCGACGTGCACTCGTACAACCACCGCCGAGAAGGGCCGGGGGCACCTGTCGACAGCCCGGAGTTTAACCCAGAGGTCAACATTGGGACGGGTTCGCTCGACACAGCGCGCTGGGGTCCTCTCGTAGAGGCGGTGACGAAGCGCTTTGCCGCGCGCGGCCACGACGTGCGCGAGAACGTTAGATTTCGCGGAGGGCACTTCTCGGCGTGGGCGCACGAGATCTTTCGAGGGGACGTGGCCGTTCTCGCGTTTGAGTTCAAGAAGGTGTTCATGGACGAGTGGAGCGGCGTTTGTGACCCCGCGGCCATCGAGCGAACACGCGCTTCGCTCGCTGAATGCGTCGAGTGCGCCGAGCGAGCGGTGACGGGCGGGAAT
- a CDS encoding response regulator transcription factor, with amino-acid sequence MARVLVVEDDPIIGQTVEYALRRAGFDATLCPDGYQALQIAREEPPDVIILDIMLPGTDGYSFAEQFRKVDSQTAIIMVTALDQERDKVRGLDAGADDYMTKPFSMEELLARVRANLRRVRERAVLTADEPIATGDLYIEPSELRVSVAGKPARLRLKEFQLLVALARNEGTLQTRERLARHVWGYEFLPSSRTIDVHIRRLRQAVEEPSAYDYIHTVHGMGYRFDPVPKGDVSTDAIDAGG; translated from the coding sequence ATGGCACGAGTCCTCGTCGTTGAAGACGATCCCATCATCGGCCAGACGGTCGAGTACGCATTGCGGCGCGCGGGGTTCGACGCCACCCTTTGCCCCGACGGTTATCAAGCGTTGCAGATCGCCCGCGAGGAGCCACCTGACGTAATCATCCTCGACATCATGTTGCCCGGCACAGACGGCTACTCCTTCGCCGAGCAGTTCCGTAAAGTCGACTCGCAGACGGCGATCATAATGGTCACCGCGCTCGACCAGGAACGCGACAAGGTTCGCGGTCTCGACGCGGGAGCTGACGACTACATGACCAAGCCGTTCTCGATGGAAGAGCTTCTCGCCCGTGTCCGGGCAAACCTTCGCCGCGTCCGCGAGCGCGCCGTCCTGACAGCCGACGAGCCCATCGCGACAGGGGACCTCTACATCGAGCCGAGCGAGCTTCGCGTAAGCGTGGCAGGAAAGCCCGCCAGGCTACGGTTGAAAGAGTTCCAACTGCTCGTAGCGCTCGCCCGTAACGAAGGCACGTTGCAGACAAGGGAGAGGCTGGCGCGGCACGTATGGGGCTACGAATTCCTGCCCTCTTCGCGCACGATCGACGTACATATCCGCAGACTCCGCCAAGCGGTCGAGGAACCGAGCGCGTACGACTACATCCACACCGTCCATGGTATGGGATACCGATTCGACCCGGTTCCCAAAGGAGACGTCTCCACGGACGCAATCGACGCCGGAGGGTGA
- a CDS encoding phosphatase PAP2 family protein: MNGRPRSLKGVNPWSRDLGPGLAVVAAGVALVLFLGLTAAILLFPAFQQTDQRISAAVRDVQVPGLIAFAELLTTLGDVVVMVLLTVVGVLLLLLKRWRAEAVLLAVTMAVGMAAGTVLKEVVERARPGIEIARIPVPECYSFPSGHALAAILFFGVIAFVVFVRAERVSVKFGGIIACTLLAVGVALSRVYLGVHYLGDIVASWLLGSAFLTVFVAGYVWRVTARDR; encoded by the coding sequence ATGAACGGTCGTCCGCGCTCACTCAAGGGAGTCAACCCGTGGAGTCGCGACCTGGGGCCGGGCTTGGCCGTCGTGGCGGCTGGCGTGGCGTTAGTGCTTTTCCTTGGGCTGACTGCGGCGATTCTGCTATTTCCCGCATTCCAACAGACCGATCAGCGCATCTCGGCGGCAGTGCGCGACGTGCAGGTGCCGGGGCTCATCGCGTTTGCGGAGTTGCTCACCACGCTCGGGGACGTTGTGGTGATGGTGTTGCTCACTGTCGTGGGAGTGTTGCTCCTGCTGCTGAAACGATGGCGAGCGGAGGCTGTGTTGCTCGCGGTGACGATGGCCGTAGGCATGGCGGCTGGCACGGTGCTCAAGGAGGTTGTTGAGCGCGCCCGGCCGGGCATCGAAATCGCACGGATACCAGTGCCGGAGTGCTACTCGTTTCCCTCGGGGCACGCGCTCGCGGCGATTCTGTTCTTCGGAGTGATCGCCTTTGTTGTGTTCGTGCGTGCGGAGCGGGTCAGCGTCAAGTTCGGCGGAATCATCGCGTGCACCCTGCTCGCGGTCGGCGTGGCACTCTCGCGCGTCTACTTAGGCGTGCATTATCTCGGCGACATCGTCGCGTCGTGGTTGCTCGGTTCAGCGTTCCTCACGGTGTTTGTGGCCGGGTATGTCTGGCGGGTTACCGCGCGCGACCGATGA
- the pstC gene encoding phosphate ABC transporter permease subunit PstC, protein MKSPFFEKRRGGRVGRPVSSRAADGLVKRLIVINGWVAIVILAAIFVFLALNSQRALGETGFLTMITGTQWFPTIDVPRFGFVPLIAGSALVTFTALFLSVPVSLAAAVYISEFAPGTVKEVAKAITEFMAAVPSVVYGFIGLAVVVPWVKETFELASGFSALSAGIVLAFMIAPTIVSISEDALHAVPDSLRQGSLALGNTRWQTTYKVVLPSASSGVLAAVMLGMGRAIGETMAVLMLTGNAAVIPGSVFDSVRTITGTIAAEMGNAVQGGLHQSALFNLGLVLFSMTFVINLIADLVLEKQRRRWQR, encoded by the coding sequence ATGAAATCGCCCTTCTTCGAGAAGCGGCGCGGCGGCCGTGTCGGCCGTCCGGTTTCAAGCCGGGCGGCCGACGGGCTTGTCAAGCGCTTGATTGTAATAAACGGGTGGGTTGCGATCGTCATCCTCGCCGCGATATTCGTATTCCTCGCCTTAAACTCGCAGCGGGCTCTTGGCGAGACGGGTTTTCTCACGATGATTACCGGGACGCAGTGGTTTCCGACCATAGACGTACCCCGATTCGGTTTTGTACCTTTGATCGCGGGCTCGGCGCTGGTGACCTTTACCGCGCTTTTCCTGTCCGTGCCAGTGAGTCTTGCGGCCGCGGTGTACATCTCGGAGTTCGCGCCCGGCACCGTAAAAGAGGTCGCAAAGGCGATAACTGAGTTCATGGCGGCGGTGCCCTCAGTCGTCTACGGGTTCATCGGCCTTGCGGTTGTTGTTCCGTGGGTCAAGGAGACGTTCGAGCTCGCCAGCGGGTTTTCCGCGCTTTCCGCAGGCATCGTGCTCGCCTTCATGATCGCACCCACGATCGTGTCGATATCGGAAGACGCGCTGCACGCGGTCCCCGATTCCCTTAGGCAAGGTTCGCTTGCGCTCGGCAACACACGCTGGCAGACGACGTACAAGGTTGTGCTACCCTCGGCGTCTTCCGGAGTGCTCGCCGCCGTGATGCTCGGCATGGGCCGCGCTATCGGCGAGACGATGGCGGTTCTCATGCTCACCGGAAACGCGGCCGTGATTCCGGGTTCGGTGTTTGACTCGGTGCGCACCATCACCGGTACGATCGCCGCCGAGATGGGCAACGCCGTTCAGGGCGGTCTTCATCAATCGGCACTCTTCAACCTCGGCCTCGTGCTGTTCTCGATGACGTTCGTGATCAACCTCATCGCCGACCTGGTGCTTGAGAAGCAGCGCAGGAGGTGGCAGCGGTGA
- the pstB gene encoding phosphate ABC transporter ATP-binding protein, producing MVTDSPRNDARAGSFELSDVSVTYGRETAIAGVTMHISPRAVTALIGPSGCGKSTLLRCLNRMNDEISSALVDGVILLDGNNIYAKEMDPVELRTRVGQVFQKPNPFPMNIYDNVAYGPRTQGIRKRSELDEVVERSLVRAALWGEVKKDLRKHAFELSGGQQQRLCIARALATQPDVILMDEPASSLDPISTQQVEDTIEELKTSVTIVIVTHNMQQAARISDKTAFMLRESMDEPAQLVEIGDTRAMFTNPGDKRTEAYITGRFG from the coding sequence ATGGTGACCGATTCCCCACGAAACGACGCGCGCGCGGGCAGTTTCGAACTGTCGGACGTGTCCGTCACGTACGGTCGCGAGACGGCGATCGCGGGTGTGACGATGCACATTTCGCCACGGGCGGTCACCGCGCTCATCGGTCCGTCTGGATGTGGCAAGTCGACACTTCTGCGATGCCTCAATCGCATGAACGACGAGATCAGTAGCGCCTTGGTGGATGGCGTCATCTTGCTCGATGGCAATAACATCTACGCCAAAGAGATGGATCCGGTGGAGCTCCGGACTCGCGTGGGCCAGGTTTTTCAGAAGCCCAACCCGTTTCCGATGAACATCTACGACAATGTCGCGTATGGTCCGCGGACGCAGGGTATTCGCAAGCGTTCAGAGCTTGACGAGGTGGTCGAGCGGTCGCTTGTGCGCGCGGCGCTCTGGGGCGAAGTGAAGAAGGACCTCCGCAAGCATGCGTTCGAGCTCTCTGGAGGGCAACAGCAGCGCTTGTGCATCGCGCGGGCACTTGCGACGCAACCCGATGTGATCTTGATGGACGAACCGGCGTCATCGCTCGATCCGATCTCGACTCAACAGGTTGAAGACACCATCGAAGAGCTCAAGACGTCGGTCACGATCGTCATCGTCACGCATAACATGCAGCAAGCGGCGCGTATCTCGGACAAGACAGCGTTCATGCTCAGGGAGAGCATGGACGAGCCCGCGCAACTTGTTGAGATCGGCGACACGCGCGCGATGTTCACGAACCCTGGCGACAAGAGGACCGAGGCGTACATCACCGGACGCTTTGGCTGA
- a CDS encoding phosphate ABC transporter substrate-binding protein has protein sequence MKAKKLFSFALVAVLSLGVMGLAGCGTGTTNEPAGDTSAEELTGSITVGGSDTMVNLAQALAEVFMDENAGVDISVTGGGTGTGIAALINGTVDFANGSRPMKDEEKVEAEAANGSAPVEYTVAYDGIAVIVNPALGVDGLTLAQLGAIYRGEIVNWSEVGGPDKEIVVLSRDSASGTYEFFLETVVQAEDEEALYATTARLLPSTQAIVDETVANDGAIGYVGLGYVVPEVEVLEIDGVAASAGVVKDGSYTIARPLFMYAAVEPDGAAQVFIEWILGDGQAVVEELGFVTVQ, from the coding sequence GTGAAAGCGAAGAAGCTATTTTCGTTCGCGCTTGTCGCGGTGCTCTCACTCGGAGTGATGGGCCTCGCGGGGTGTGGCACTGGCACTACGAATGAGCCCGCAGGAGACACTTCGGCCGAGGAACTCACCGGCTCGATCACCGTGGGCGGCTCGGACACGATGGTAAACCTTGCTCAGGCACTCGCCGAGGTCTTCATGGATGAGAACGCTGGTGTCGACATCTCGGTAACCGGTGGCGGCACCGGTACGGGTATCGCCGCGCTTATCAACGGCACCGTTGATTTCGCGAATGGCTCCCGCCCGATGAAGGACGAGGAGAAGGTCGAGGCCGAGGCCGCCAATGGTAGCGCGCCGGTCGAGTACACCGTGGCCTACGATGGTATCGCCGTGATTGTGAACCCCGCGCTCGGTGTCGACGGTCTCACCCTCGCTCAGCTCGGCGCGATCTACCGCGGCGAGATCGTCAACTGGAGCGAGGTGGGCGGTCCCGATAAGGAAATCGTGGTGCTCTCGCGTGATAGCGCGTCAGGCACGTATGAATTCTTCCTCGAGACGGTCGTACAGGCCGAAGACGAGGAAGCCCTATACGCCACGACCGCGCGCCTCCTGCCCTCCACGCAGGCTATCGTCGATGAGACCGTCGCCAACGACGGCGCTATCGGATACGTGGGACTTGGCTACGTTGTTCCGGAGGTGGAGGTGCTCGAGATCGATGGTGTCGCGGCGAGCGCCGGCGTTGTCAAAGACGGTAGCTACACGATTGCCCGTCCGCTGTTCATGTATGCCGCCGTCGAACCGGATGGCGCGGCGCAGGTGTTCATCGAGTGGATCCTCGGTGATGGTCAGGCGGTCGTTGAGGAGCTCGGCTTTGTGACGGTCCAGTAA
- a CDS encoding SDR family oxidoreductase yields MSASLEGKVGLVTGAAIGIGRAVALEIASRGAIVMLADVDEPGGERTVREILDSGGTAAFTRCDVSVAEECETLVAATVGAFGTLHLAVNNHGIPGSAGITGEYDPEEWRRVLSVNLDGVFHCMRYELPAMVAAGGGAIVNLSSVLGLVAIPQAPAYVAAKHGVIGVTRAAAVEYAAHGIRVNAVSPGFVGSDMLAHAGVMPGSEAHSFVAAKHALNRLGTPEEIAHAVSWLLSDEASFVTGSVLTVDGGFTAL; encoded by the coding sequence ATGAGCGCTTCCCTCGAAGGTAAGGTCGGCCTCGTCACCGGAGCGGCAATCGGCATCGGACGAGCGGTCGCGCTCGAGATCGCCTCGCGAGGCGCGATCGTGATGCTCGCCGATGTCGACGAGCCAGGTGGCGAGCGGACGGTGCGCGAGATCCTGGACTCTGGTGGCACCGCCGCTTTCACCCGGTGCGACGTCTCTGTCGCCGAGGAGTGCGAAACCCTAGTTGCGGCGACAGTCGGGGCGTTTGGGACGCTGCACCTGGCGGTCAACAACCACGGTATCCCTGGCAGCGCGGGGATCACGGGTGAGTATGACCCTGAGGAGTGGCGCAGGGTGCTGAGCGTGAACTTGGACGGCGTCTTTCACTGCATGCGTTACGAACTCCCCGCGATGGTCGCGGCTGGCGGCGGCGCGATCGTGAACCTGTCCTCAGTGCTCGGGCTCGTGGCGATACCTCAGGCGCCGGCGTACGTGGCAGCAAAGCATGGGGTCATCGGTGTGACACGGGCTGCCGCGGTTGAGTACGCGGCGCACGGCATCCGCGTGAACGCTGTCAGCCCCGGCTTCGTGGGCAGCGACATGCTAGCGCACGCCGGTGTCATGCCCGGATCCGAAGCACACTCATTCGTCGCGGCCAAGCATGCGTTGAACCGCCTCGGCACGCCCGAGGAGATCGCTCACGCGGTCAGTTGGCTCCTTTCAGACGAGGCATCGTTCGTGACCGGCTCGGTGCTCACGGTTGATGGCGGATTCACGGCTCTGTAA
- the pstA gene encoding phosphate ABC transporter permease PstA yields MRNARIIQTLAIGITGAAAAFIVGAALFLLVTIIMRGAPAISWEFLTEAPRGQMKEGGIFPVIVGTLALTLGTAAISLPIGISAGIFLSEYAGRGKTTRLVRLAISNMAGVPSIVYGLFGLALFVNLAGLGKSIIAGALTLACLTLPVIITATEEALRQVPSDLRQASLALGATRWRTIYRIVLPAAAPGIVTGSILGLSRAAGETAPILFTAVAYYKRQLPETIFTDVMALPYHIFILATQVTGRPVDIVWGTALVLVAGVTAVSVVAAVWRSNQRRRVRW; encoded by the coding sequence ATCAGGAACGCCCGCATCATCCAGACGCTCGCTATCGGGATTACGGGGGCGGCCGCGGCGTTCATCGTGGGCGCCGCACTCTTTCTCCTTGTGACCATCATCATGCGAGGTGCTCCGGCTATCAGCTGGGAGTTTCTCACCGAGGCCCCCAGGGGGCAGATGAAGGAAGGCGGCATCTTCCCGGTCATCGTGGGGACGCTCGCACTCACCCTCGGGACCGCGGCGATCAGCCTCCCGATTGGGATATCGGCAGGGATATTCCTGTCCGAGTACGCCGGGCGCGGGAAAACCACGCGGCTCGTCCGCCTGGCGATCAGCAACATGGCCGGCGTGCCGTCGATTGTCTACGGTTTGTTTGGCCTTGCGCTCTTTGTCAACCTCGCCGGCCTCGGCAAGTCAATCATCGCCGGTGCCCTGACCCTTGCCTGTCTCACGCTCCCGGTCATCATCACCGCGACTGAGGAGGCGCTCAGGCAGGTACCGTCGGACTTGCGCCAGGCATCGCTCGCGCTCGGTGCGACCCGGTGGCGTACCATCTACAGGATCGTGCTTCCCGCCGCCGCGCCTGGTATTGTGACTGGCTCGATACTTGGGCTGTCACGTGCCGCGGGGGAGACGGCACCGATCCTGTTCACCGCTGTGGCATATTACAAGCGGCAGTTGCCCGAAACGATCTTCACCGACGTGATGGCGTTGCCGTATCACATCTTCATACTGGCTACCCAGGTGACCGGCCGACCGGTCGACATCGTGTGGGGCACCGCTCTGGTGCTCGTGGCGGGCGTGACGGCGGTCAGTGTCGTGGCGGCAGTGTGGCGCTCCAATCAGCGAAGAAGGGTGAGATGGTGA